ATTGTTATGACTTGAGAATCACTGTCCAcatctggggggggggggggggggaaataataataaacccagAGAAGAGCAAAATGATATGACAAGATATCAGTGCTGCTGTGGAGCTGGTAAACTGAGAGAACGCTCACTCTGAAAGTTGACGACGTCGTTGTAGAGCTTGTAAGTAAGCAAAGGTTCAGGCAACTCCCTGAGGAATGTCTTAAGGATTACAGCAGCCAGGTGCACATCTTCAATCTGGAAGAAATTCACTTcctctcctacacacacacattcacacgtcAATccctaacattttaaaaagaattaaCTTCTAAATGTTTCCATTAGGAGTATGATGAGGGTACCCGAGTTGTATTTCAGCTGGATGTTTTTCACAAGGCTAACATTAGCTGACCGCCGGAATATTCCCTCTGTCTGCAGACCTGAGTCATGGAGTGAAAGGAGGGTGAAGGAGAAAAGGAGAGGggaaaaaggaaacaaaagaaatgCATGATCTCCTTTTGGAATTCATGAGTAAGCTTTTACATGACTGTGACTAAGGCCTTGCTGTATTACTACAATAGGACTCATTTTCCAGGCTTGAAATTAAGAATATTCTTACATAAAAGGCCATATTTGGTTCACAAcctatatattttatgttagcCTATGTATGGTGTGGGAAATTAACACAAAATAGCATTTAGAATTTTGCTATATAACTTCtctttaaagaaataataaaaataaatgtataactaaCAGAATGCAGCTCACCATGTTCCTTCAAGAAGGTGATCATGTCTCGCATCACCATTGGAATGCCTTCAGAATCTGCACCTCTGTCTCGCAACCTAAACACAAGCAGAGTACACACAAACTCAAGACACTTAAACAAAGCTTCTGTTGAGAGAAACATTATCATAAAATGTCTTATAAAAAGCTAGAACGAGAAATTAACAATGAAGATAACATCTGCCTCGACTAGTGACATATTTAACACTAGAAGCACTGAGAACTGTTTATTTGAATTGTGACCAGTGGCATAGCCAAAAATTGACCTTTGTTGAGGGCCTGGGCAAACTTGGGAGCACTGCAGTTCTACACTTTACACAGCATCTCCTGCTCGTCTCGTGGTTACGCCCCTGACTGTGACCGACCAATTTTAATTCTGTGACTTCAAGCATTGCTAAGAGACTTTCGTACACATTTTCCTAACAGTCTCCCCCTCTTTTTATGTTTCTCTCAGTTTGTAGCAGAGCAATCTACACCTTCTGTGAGCAGCACAGTATCGGTTATAGGAGACTGATCAGCAGGTCACCAGTTATGGCCAATCACAATGAAAACCGGCCAACTCCAGTCATGGGTAAAACTGTGCATCTCTAATTATCACGGTTCCACTTTTCTACAGTCCATTGCTAAGAGATGTATACCCCTCTAGACAACAACTGGCATTGAGCATATTGACTTAAGATCATTTGCAGTTACTGTAAAACAtcttgtttcatttcattcttttttattgAGCGTATACAAGGTCTATCCACAATGGGTATACCTTAAAGTACCTGACTTTACAAATTCACAAGCTCTGAACATAAGAGTTATTTTGAAGTGAAACACTATTAGGGTCCATGAGCAGGCATTCATTTACACTTCGATAAGCAGAGTGGGGTGTGGATAAACGTTATTAATGATTGATATTTTCCTTTGAACACTGGAGCATAATTAGAAAATCATTAGGTAAATAAGAGGTTAGTAAATCATTAGAAGGTTTCTCCCAGAGATTAGAGAACaatacttttatattttaaatgaaatgacaCATTGTGATCAATatgagacaaacagacagacatacacagacacaaataaataaataaagaattcaACTTCAATATTTCACTCACAAGGATAAGGGCACCCCAAACTGTTGGAAGGGAAGAGGAGGGCTTCGAGGTGGTGAAATTGGACCAGGTACCACAGAAGGCTTTAGATTGAGACGGATCTTGTCATCGTACCTACAGTCAGGCAGACAATAACAATGTGAACCTGCTTTGACAAGAAGAGTTTCTGTTTACATGGCACTTATATTTATGACATTATGAGCTGCTCTTATGCAGATTGACTTAGAAATTAATGCCATTACAAATGTAGATGAATGTGACAACACGGCGAATGCAGTGTTAGGACCCTTACTACTGTGGTGTATATGCTTACCTAGGTAGAGAACCCATTACAACAGTCACTGGTGTTTGGGTTCAATAAAATGAAACTATTGTTAAATAATAGATACTCCACCACAAATGTGTGTCGTGTATGCTGGGTTAGTGTAGTGTTTATGAGATTCTTACGCTCTGACTCGACTGGGAATCACCAGCTGATCACACTTCACTATTTCCTCCAGCTCACTCAAGTAGTTAACGTAGTGTATCTTGCGGCCGAATTTAAAGCTGTGGACACAAGCACACATCAGAATCAAACTTCACCTTCAATGCTACACCATCTCCACCATTTGCTAAAGTAACAGTCTCTAAAGTCTGTAAAGCTGCTTCAGTAGGAATTCACAAATAATGATGGATATCTATAAATACCTAGAACAGTGCTTCATTACCACAAATAGCTTGGTAATGAatgctctttttttaaatttgtgttctgatgatatATCTGTCTCTTGAAAGGTTGTTTACTCTGGGAATGTTCTAACTACAACAACTCACAATGCAGTTCCAAGGAGCAATTGAAAACAGTGAGTAggtgtaaaaataagaaatgagaTTGGTCTATTTAGTACACTTTGAGACTAATGGTATCTTTATCCATTAGTATTTGTGCTATAATTAGAAATTACGCTTGTGAATTAATTTTGTGACTTTTTTAAAGCATATGTAGAATAAGTTTAGTGCCAACCTGATGAGTGGTTTGAAGAAGATGAGGACGGTTCTGATAAACATGGTGGGATGGACAATGTAAAATGCTTTAATGTTCTTCTTATACCTGACAAGTGCAAAAAGTTATTGTTATTGCACACTTTGTGGATGCATTAAATACAGGTTAAAGCAATGTTTTGCCATTGTTCGAGTATTGCAATGTGTCACTCATTATTCAGGTCTCATGTTTTGAACACTAGTCATGGAATACCCTCCTGTCCtgcatatttttatgttttactccTTGAGCACACTCACATCAGCTCAGAAATGACTTGTTAAAGAGCTGATTAGTGTGATTTATTGCATTGGGAGCAGAAGACTACCAAAATGTGCAGCACAAAAGGTACTCCAAGATCAGCATAAGGCATTTATTGCTTTAAGTAAAATCTAGAGACAAAATTGCACATCATactgaaagtgaaaataagcCAGGTACAGAGTTTCAGCTATGTCAGTGATGACTCATATGACTtactttctttcaaactcacggtaGGCATCTCGCAACCAGCTCAGCGACAGCTTGTTCTCACTGGTCATGCCATGGTGGAAGTAGATGAGTGTGTAATCGCTCTCCACATACTTATCTAATGTCTGCTTCAGGTACCTGCAGTGTGTCacagaaaacacaaatcatCATGCTCATTAATATCATTTGCATGAAACGGCAATCAAAATCAAACGGATTGCAACTCATTTCATATGAAGAACCTCTATTACTACATCACACTGGTCAAAGTACATGTTTTGCTAAGATGAAAACAAGTACATATCTTTACAGATACCACacttctgcatattttaataatGCACATGTACTATTTACttgctgaatttaacatattGGCAACATATGCACAGAAAATGTCATCTGTGCAATAGCTTCAGgacatttaataataacatcACTTCATCAGTATAGTGTTTAACACACTTTCTCATATCTTCATATTCCCAGCTCATCAAGACTGACCTTTTTAATGTGtggcattaataaataaaagacataTGACATGGTCTCAAAAAAATTGTctatggtccaaaaaaaaaaaagccctatTCCATACCTCTGACTTTTTAACACTGATTACTGCAGAATTTAAGGTGACCATACAGCGTATTTtataggtacagccttagtcaccagggaggccagtgggGATTTACAATTGTTGAtagtaaagggtaaggtaggactgtataGCTGgcggggggtgggtctgggacatcagacttcactgttgagcctcctgaaggtgttgtgggcttaattcagtgaaacactgacgagggaaggtgcctacctgatgacccctgggcagagctagtgatacagtggctggtttgggtactcatgtgctgggctcaatgagtaactgtaGATGTTAAGAGTAGCTGGTTGgtgatcggatcataaatggccacaacCTTAGCGCTGAGGTgtatgtttcaacaggaattttgtggctgcaggtaggaagaaaGTGTGGTAGGCCCTGTGTAAAgatctaatggattggcataggacattttacatattatcttgtgtatgatcaTAATAGTTTTTTCTGACTATATTACTTTtcaattgcaaaaaaaaaaaaaaaaacttacataaAGTCACTTTAAAGCATTTCTCTGACATCTGTTCCTTCATGAGAGAAAGTGCAGTCTAAGTAAGGAACAAGTGAAGGGTTTAGAGGAAGTACTATTTATGCACACTTTCGGACTCACAACACAACCTGCTGACTTTGCTCAGTAATGTTTCAGGTCATGGACTGACCACAACTTGTTTAGGAAATGGAGATGCTTACATAAGTAGTTTATGATGATCAAGCTGATTGTGGGGAGGCATGCGACATGCACTGAAAACGATCACTTTCCGGCCAAAGTTATCATCAcctacagacagacagagagagagagaaacagagagaattaCTCAGAATTCAGGATTACTATGTCCAAATTATCTTCTAATCTGGAGTAACAAGTGCTGAATATCTCACCTGCCACTTCCACTATTTGATGCTTTGCAATTTCATAGAATGGGTCATCCCGTGACAGGTGGGAGCCTTCACTCAGGCTCTTTATATCTGTAGCTACAAAGcagaaataattttttaatacatGAATAAATGGTATACTACAAGTTGTAGCAACTGTTATTAAAAGAGACTCTCAACAATGTCTTACACAATATTATATAcaacaatattttaattgttgctAGTTCCACCCATGTGTTTGTTCTCCTTAATCACCATGCCACAAAGCTGGAAGCGTGAAGGTGAACGCATGCTTCCTCCAAGGGGCCATTCTGAGCCAGCCAGCACATCATTTCACACTGCTGCTAACATTTTACTCTGCATGCATAGAGTAGAAAATTAAATGCTTAATCTGCCATGTTGGCTTACAGGCACTTGTATTGGCTAACACTGTGCTAAATTAGGGGGTGGAGGGAGGACAATCCTACCCTTCCAGAGAGAGcagtttactttttatttattctgtatGAAGCGCAAACACGGGCTTCATttccccaaaaaaataaaaataaaacacacacacacatatatatatatataaacaaaaacatttagaaaGTATTGTATTTGCCACATGCCTTCTGTCACATGATTTACTTGGACAGGAAAAGAACACCGTTTACTTATGAGCAGCCAAAAGCAAGATTACTGTCAGAAACCTGTGATAACACTTTACAGAATACTGACAAGGTAAACAACTATATGCTTAGTCTAATCCTCTAATACACACCTCTTAAACACTAGGAGTAAATGTTAATGAATTTGatatcacaaacacaaaaaaggcAACTTTTAACTCAAGgacaaacaaattaatttacagTCATCAAGATTTAAGCAGGAAAATTTTGCTCTAACACAGATGTGATTTTCCTGTAGACGGGATGTACTAATCAGAAGCAACCATGCCCTGGATGatcatttacagaaaacaatGATAATTTTAGTTAATGTTGCACTGATACCGATAATGTATTGGCACCGATACTggcacttaaacacagtatTGGTACCcctacatgtagtacacagGGCACTTTTTGGGACACACCCCATGAAGCAGATACTGACGCGCATGCACGCCGCTAGATGCAGCTCAATTTAAAGTTGGGGCAGATTATTaacagactgggtatttcacactacacgactgttttgttgatttttacaaAGACTGGAAATATATCACACAAACTACACGACCACAAATATGCAACTCGCGTTTCCTTAGAGACACGTTTTTGGGTTGTGGATGGGCAAACATAGTCGGCGGTCCGCGGTAGGAGCTGGAGATTAGTAGAATAGCACATAGCTACGTCCCACCTTAATCGGTTCAGAAACAGCATCGTAGCGCGTGCCAGTGTTGCGTCATTttaggtggaatggaaaatttgaATTCAGTTGGAACAACGGCTGTAACGGCTTGTTGTGTTGCGTACCACGTTCTTCTACAGATAATACTTGTTATATGGGGGCATGTGCATCCAGCACTATGCAATACATTGTAGTGTTTCATAGTTTTACCATTTAATCCGTCATCCACTGTAGAGCTCCACTGCACgcgcctgtgtttactttctgttctcattggccTTTGCTGGAGACAACTCTACGCGACTCgcgaaaaaaaaagtttgataCGCTGCGACTGGTCAAACGCGATTTCGATGCCAAAATGTCATGTAATGAAACCTCAGCACAGGTCAGCAGCAGTTCTTAGAAAATGAATTTCACAGTCATGACAAATATCCTCAATGTAAAAAGCTGTTGAGTCAAGTTAGACTATGTCTTCCTACTTGTACTTGTTACTGCCTTGTGGAAATAATGTTATTCATGTCTCTGAAACTTTTTGTTGTTCATTCAGGTTTATTACATCTTATTAGTGATACAGGAtactgctttaacaaaataaaatctgtaagtatagcaatataaatatctggatttataggcATCTGTCTAGTAGTTACACAGATTTCGTATCGgcagatacttgaacatgaaatgtTCAAAATGTGCATCCCTAATTTTAATCACAGTAAAAATATCAGAACAATTGCAATTAAACATTTCCTCCAAAAAGTTCAGTTTATTTAAACTAGCCTATAGCTTCCATCCACTACAATTCTCTGCATTCTTAAAATTACCTTCACTTAGCAACGCAGCAGCAATTCCTCAGGCAAAAGGCATGGTTCACTGATTATTCATACCATTAAACAACTACACACAatccctcgctccctctctctttcacacacacacacaaacacacacaaagggtAAGATCTTCCTGTAGTGTCTTCTGACCCTTCTATCAACAAtgacactgaattcaacagACAGCTCCACTGTGTTCCGGTGAACTGCTAAATATAGAGAGCTGGAATCATCTGATCCAGACCTTTGGCAAAACTCATAATAGCAAGTGTCACACAGTTGAGTCCTTCCATTAGAGCACTATccatgaaaataataaatacatggtacatatgtgatgtgatgtgattattattatttaaaaaaaaaaaaataaaaaaaaaataaaaaaaaaaagggggggggggtgctgtaTTATACAACCCTGAGTAATAAAGCAATCTAAAATATTgatgttttttcttattttactcCAGATTTGAAGTGATTTTTTCATATTGGAAAATATGTCTCCTTGGAATATCTGTCCCCTTTTGATATGGTTCTGGAGAAATATGAGACAATAGCAAATATTTTAATCACTCAAAAATTTCAGCGATAGTCCTGTAATGCTATGCCATAATTCAACGAGTGATTCTGCTGACAGCCAGTAAGACAGCCAGATATGAGAATAATGTCCAACAAAAGGGAAGATTTGGGGTTTTGTATGTCTGAGCTTGTGTTAGACTTGTGTAGAGATACGCCCTCTCTGCCTAAACAATCAATCATGACACACAATGGCTGTGTGCAAAATAGCTCCCCATTTACCTTTTAGGGCACTGTTGAATAGGTCAGCCATTTTTCTCTGGGTGTCTGTCTAATAAAGTTGCATTCATGCATGATTTTGAGGGTACTACAGTCTATCACTGTGTTCTTGTAATTCAAAGTAAACATCTTAGATTACTACATGAGctgaatgtacacacacacacacacactttctaatTGCTCACCAGACTTGCTGATGCTGACGGGGTCATCCGGTGGCCACGGTTTGTCCTGCACCAGTTTGAGCTGGTCCAGAGCAGCGCTGGGAGAATCATCCCCACCCAAGTCATCATGAAGATCCACCAGCAAATCCGAGGACATGATGGTCCTCTTAAACTATTTAGAACAAGGACCTGGAAAGAGAAACATGCATTGTTTTTCCCCGAAAGactattttacatttacatgtttctaatatttaaaaaaaaaaaaaaaaaaaaaatcacctagaAATGACGTTGAAGGATTAGTACttgatcacaaaagccactcctCCTCAGCCCAAAGCAAGTGGCATTATACCCATCTAGCAATTACTGgtttaaaagaaaatgcaatataaaatctaatttacacaaTTACATGAAATGCAGTGAATCAGCCAAGAAATTTTTTGGAGCCCAAAGTTTGCTTTTTTAAACTAAGAGCTTCTGTTGCAAGgctaatatttttactttagtataattttaaatttttagTAAAATGTAATAAGTGACCTGGCTTATATGTTTGTCCCATTTgaagatttgtttattttatctcAGTTCAAAGACATTATGCATTCTAAAACATGCTACACAATCTATTCTGCCTAAATTATGACCAGGATTCAGTTTGAGTGGGGCTTAGTGAAGCTTTTGGAATTTGGGTGACACTTCGATTAAAGCTTTGGGTGATCAACTGCATCTGGACTAAgtggaaaatcaacaaaattagATTTTTCACCAGTTTGCACATTAAAAGACCATATTAAAGTCACTCCTGCACAAGAACTGGTATCAAAGTATAGTTACTGAAACAAGGAAACGCATTGTCAATGATGAAAAGCACTGAATTACTTCCTTTGTTAAGCATTTTATTAACTGTGACTGAATAACATGATGTGCTAAAAAGGATCCAAAACTTAGAACATACACAGCCTAATTAGTGAGAAAGGATATCCATCAAACcctctttaaaaaaatttttatatatatatatataatttggtggaaataaataaat
This window of the Hoplias malabaricus isolate fHopMal1 chromosome Y, fHopMal1.hap1, whole genome shotgun sequence genome carries:
- the LOC136677874 gene encoding rho GTPase-activating protein 1-like; its protein translation is MSSDLLVDLHDDLGGDDSPSAALDQLKLVQDKPWPPDDPVSISKSATDIKSLSEGSHLSRDDPFYEIAKHQIVEVAGDDNFGRKVIVFSACRMPPHNQLDHHKLLMYLKQTLDKYVESDYTLIYFHHGMTSENKLSLSWLRDAYREFERKYKKNIKAFYIVHPTMFIRTVLIFFKPLISFKFGRKIHYVNYLSELEEIVKCDQLVIPSRVRAYDDKIRLNLKPSVVPGPISPPRSPPLPFQQFGVPLSLLRDRGADSEGIPMVMRDMITFLKEHGLQTEGIFRRSANVSLVKNIQLKYNSGEEVNFFQIEDVHLAAVILKTFLRELPEPLLTYKLYNDVVNFQNVDSDSQVITIRNMLMSLPEENYASLRFLIKFLSEVSAESEVNKMTNTNLAVVFGPNLLWGQDAAMTLSSIGPINNFTRTLLDLHEEVFGQ